From Pyrenophora tritici-repentis strain M4 chromosome 1, whole genome shotgun sequence, the proteins below share one genomic window:
- a CDS encoding F-box multi-domain protein, translating into MKMTLNTPREMLNRTLSTSRKTTPASTLPDGHLLNLPNEVLLQIAGDLQRTVKEHNPHRDLISLALTCKRFPPISQESLYTAPILDSAKVSSFLTSLFRYPDIRIKVHSLTIESKKIRGQKAITPSRIRGLKPDLLHHCISQIRTLPMDSDTKEDWITYLNTGTFDPTGLLLGLTLTMLPKLTALYLGSTVFQYLPLLRSVTVLIKGTSDPWDSMPNMDDVLQILGSQLTTLELLNDTLLEPWWRMKITGFSTHLPKLTTLAVPVQLLPTA; encoded by the coding sequence ATGAAAATGACACTTAATACCCCCCGAGAGATGCTAAATCGAACACTCTCAACCTCCCGCAAGACAACGCCCGCATCCACCCTCCCAGACGGGCACTTGCTTAACCTTCCCAACGAAGTCCTTCTGCAGATCGCTGGCGATTTGCAACGCACTGTCAAAGAACACAACCCCCATCGCGATTTGATTAGTCTAGCCTTAACCTGCAAGCGCTTCCCACCAATCAGTCAAGAATCCCTCTACACCGCGCCCATCCTCGACTCCGCCAAAGTGTCCTCCTTTCTAACCTCTCTCTTCCGCTATCCCGATATCCGCATCAAAGTCCACAGTCTGACAATCGAGTCAAAGAAAATCCGGGGACAAAAAGCCATAACTCCATCACGCATCCGCGGCCTCAAACCGGACCTGCTCCACCACTGCATCTCCCAAATCCGCACCTTGCCCATGGACTCCGACACAAAAGAAGATTGGATCACATATCTTAATACCGGCACATTCGACCCTACCGGCCTCCTCCTCGGTCTCACCCTGACCATGCTACCAAAGCTAACCGCCCTCTACCTCGGCAGCACCGTCTTCCAGTACCTTCCCCTGCTACGCAGCGTCACGGTGCTCATCAAGGGTACAAGCGACCCTTGGGATTCCATGCCAAACATGGATGATGTACTACAAATCCTCGGCTCGCAACTCACTACGCTCGAGCTGCTCAACGACACTCTTCTCGAACCCTGGTGGCGGATGAAAATAACCGGCTTCTCGACGCATCTTCCCAAGCTGACTACACTCGCGGTACCAGTGCAGCTCCTGCCCACAGCGTAA
- a CDS encoding putative fad binding domain protein: MPSPIPHTATSHPEDPIPAEPKAIPQLSLRPSPSQPEQTSPKSSGESTVWTNSSDDSEAPMTPMTEPEQGMDEVVDKLEDLPTAAVNFTGQSRPRRASTTLISDNPNDIRRILGEGETATKLISQCCGGGCCLLKTLAPDAGSPNYAPVVVPDNHAFRSLNLQLGPLALDSELTDTTPLPPVNMSFEPLPSKDIKYNSEVHKTPPKYVQPHPPYQVYSAPLYHARELTKPGAEKRTIHFDIDVTDYPDEGGVDFKVGGAVGICPPNSQEMVDELFDLLCIPKFVRDKPVTLKTQTGRWPTIWGDDQARELVTTRRELLTWCADIQSNPPTKNLLRVFAEYAEAPNEKKILTYLCSAQGQAAFCDLRTSSHFTVSQMLSAFPSSKPPLHHLLSVLTQLMPRFYSLSNDPHISSARPGLPGKRRLIEMAVTIHETPDWHSEGATRTGVGSGFMERLAKAFIKAESEGVDPRTVLDLRVPMFRGLMANPLSKQFGGEGPMVLIGAGVGMAPFRGFILNRLKNANCANKIWLIQGVRDSMLDELYSGELGDHEREIKKVVQSRKVKVGGSSEVKYVQDEVRVQADIVWFVINALDGRIFVCGSSKGMGEGVEESLIDVAMQKGRLSEAQAKEFWAKKKEDGQYIAETW, encoded by the exons ATGCCCAGCCCCATACCGCACACGGCCACATCGCATCCTGAAGATCCGATTCCTGCTGAGCCCAAAGCAATTCCTCAGCTGTCATTGCGACCGTCGCCTTCACAGCCCGAACAGACTTCACCCAAGTCCTCGGGCGAATCCACAGTATGGACCAATAGCAGCGATGACTCAGAGGCTCCCATGACCCCGATGACTGAACCGGAGCAGGGCATGGACGAAGTAGTTGACAAGCTGGAGGATCTCCCCACTGCCGCCGTCAATTTTACAGGCCAATCGCGACCTCGTCGGGCATCCACGACGCTAATCTCAGACAACCCCAACGACATTAGACGGATACTAGGCGAGGGAGAGACTGCAACCAAGCTGATCAGCCAGTGCTGTGGCGGAGGATGCTGTCTTCTCAAGACGTTGGCTCCAGATGCCGGTTCGCCCAACTATGCGCCTGTCGTCGTTCCTGACAACCATGCTTTTAGAAGCCTCAATCTGCAATTGGGCCCGCTCGCCCTCGACAGCGAGCTTACAGACACGACTCCGCTACCACCTGTTAATATGTCATTTGAACCTCTGCCTTCCAAGGATATAAAGTACAACTCCGAGGTGCACAAGACGCCGCCCAAGTACGTCCAGCCGCATCCGCCATACCAAGTTTACTCAGCACCGCTATACCATGCGCGCGAGTTGACCAAGCCGGGCGCCGAGAAGAGGACAATTCATTTCGATATTGACGTTACCGACTACCCAGACGAGGGTGGCGTTGACTTCAAGGTTGGTGGTGCCGTCGGTATCTGCCCACCCAACTCGCAGGAAATGGTTGATGAGCTATTCGATCTTCTCTGCATCCCCAAGTTCGTTCGCGACAAGCCAGTCACACTCAAGACACAAACAGGAAGATGGCCAACTATCTGGGGTGATGACCAAGCACGCGAGCTTGTCACAACCCGTCGCGAACTTTTGACCTGGTGCGCAGACATTCAGTCAAATCCTCCTACCAAGAACCTACTCCGCGTCTTCGCCGAGTATGCAGAAGCCCCGAACgagaagaagatcttgaCATACCTTTGCTCTGCCCAAGGACAAGCCGCCTTTTGCGATCTCCGCACATCTTCACACTTTACCGTTTCCCAGATGCTCAGTGCATTCCCCTCCTCGAAGCCACCGCTACACCACCTACTGTCCGTTCTCACACAGTTGATGCCGCGATTCTACTCCCTCTCCAACGATCCTCATATTTCGTCAGCTCGCCCCGGCCTCCCTGGCAAGCGCCGCCTCATTGAGATGGCTGTCACAATACACGAGACCCCTGACTGGCATTCCGAGGGCGCTACACGTACCGGCGTAGGCAGTGGCTTCATGGAGCGCTTGGCTAAAGCTTTCATCAAGGCCGAAAGCGAAGGTGTTGACCCTCGAACCGTCCTTGATCTCCGCGTCCCAATGTTCCGCGGACTCATGGCGAACCCGCTTTCCAAGCAATTTGGCGGCGAAGGCCCAATGGTACTCATTGGCGCTGGTGTCGGTATGGCTCCGTTCCGGGGCTTCATTCTGAACAGGCTCAAGAATGCCAACTGCGCCAACAAGATCTGGCTCATTCAGGGAGTCCGAGACTCCATGCTCGATGAACTTTACTCTGGCGAGCTAGGAGACCACGAACGCGAGATCAAAAAGGTCGTCCAAAGCCGGAAGGTTAAGGTGGGCGGCTCAAGTGAGGTCAAATACGTCCAAGATGAGGTCCGGGTACAAGCCGATATCGTCTGGTTCGTCATCAACGCTCTAGACGGACGCATCTTCGTCTGCGGCTCTAGTAAGGGCATGGGCGAAGGCGTCGAAGAGTCACTGATCGACGTGGCCATGCAAAAGGGTCGTCTGAGCGAAGCCCAAGCAAAGGAATTCTGGgccaagaagaaggaggatGGGCAGTACATTGCC GAAACCTGGTAA